One region of Mycolicibacterium insubricum genomic DNA includes:
- the prfA gene encoding peptide chain release factor 1, translated as MTQTAPAIEALLTEHADLELRLSDPALHADAATARKVGRRFAQLAPIVATHRKLTAARDDLDAARELAADDASFAAEIPDLEATVAELDTALTDMLAPRDPHDVDDIVLEVKSGEGGEESALFAADLARMYTRYAERHGWTVTVLGETTSDLGGYKDATLSIRSKGDSADGVWSRLKFEGGVHRVQRVPVTESQGRVHTSAAGVLVYPEPEEVEQVQIDESDLRIDVYRSSGKGGQGVNTTDSAVRITHLPTGIVVTCQNERSQLQNKARATAVLAARLQALAEEQASADASADRASQIRTVDRSERIRTYNFPENRIADHRINFKAHNLDQVLDGDLDDLLDALAAADRQARLQQQD; from the coding sequence ATGACGCAGACCGCACCCGCGATCGAAGCCCTGCTGACCGAACACGCCGACCTGGAACTGCGGCTGTCGGACCCGGCGCTGCACGCCGACGCCGCGACCGCCCGCAAGGTCGGCCGCCGATTCGCCCAGCTGGCGCCGATCGTTGCCACTCACCGCAAGCTGACCGCCGCCCGCGATGATCTGGACGCCGCCCGGGAACTGGCCGCCGACGACGCGTCGTTCGCCGCCGAGATCCCGGATCTGGAGGCTACCGTCGCCGAGTTGGACACCGCGCTGACCGACATGCTCGCCCCGCGTGACCCGCACGACGTCGACGACATCGTGCTGGAGGTCAAATCCGGCGAGGGCGGCGAGGAATCGGCGCTGTTCGCCGCCGACCTGGCCCGGATGTACACCCGCTACGCCGAACGGCACGGCTGGACGGTCACCGTGCTCGGCGAGACGACCTCCGACCTGGGCGGCTACAAGGACGCCACGCTGTCGATCCGCAGCAAGGGCGATTCGGCCGACGGCGTGTGGTCGCGGCTGAAGTTCGAAGGCGGCGTGCATCGCGTGCAGCGGGTGCCGGTCACCGAATCCCAGGGCCGGGTGCACACCTCGGCCGCCGGCGTCCTGGTCTACCCGGAGCCCGAAGAGGTCGAGCAGGTGCAGATCGACGAATCCGATCTGCGCATCGACGTCTACCGGTCCTCCGGCAAGGGCGGCCAGGGCGTCAACACCACCGACTCCGCGGTCCGCATCACGCACCTGCCCACCGGCATCGTCGTCACCTGCCAGAACGAGCGCTCGCAGCTGCAGAACAAGGCCCGCGCCACGGCGGTGCTGGCCGCGCGGCTGCAGGCGCTGGCCGAGGAGCAGGCCTCGGCCGACGCGTCGGCCGACCGGGCCAGCCAGATCCGCACCGTGGACCGCAGCGAACGCATCCGGACCTACAACTTCCCGGAGAACCGGATCGCCGACCACCGGATCAACTTCAAGGCGCACAACCTCGATCAGGTGCTCGACGGCGACCTCGACGACCTGCTGGACGCGCTGGCCGCCGCCGACAGGCAAGCTCGGTTGCAGCAGCAGGACTGA
- a CDS encoding L-threonylcarbamoyladenylate synthase, giving the protein MSRLYDCADPQQRREGIAAAARAAGDGDLVVLPTDTVYGIGANAFDAQAVAALLAAKGRGRDMPVPVLVGSWQTIDGLVFPVPDAARELIAAFWPGALSLVVRQVPSLMWDLGDSDGTVMLRMPLHPVAIELLREVGPMAVSSANISGQTPAVQVDEAQRQLGESVAVYLNGGPSPRRAASSIVDLSGPAPRILRAGPISAAAIAEVLGVDAETLTR; this is encoded by the coding sequence GTGAGCCGGCTATACGACTGTGCAGATCCGCAGCAGCGGCGCGAGGGCATCGCCGCAGCCGCCCGCGCCGCCGGTGACGGCGACCTGGTGGTGCTGCCCACCGACACCGTCTACGGCATCGGGGCCAACGCGTTCGACGCGCAGGCCGTCGCCGCGCTGCTGGCCGCCAAGGGCCGCGGCCGCGATATGCCGGTGCCGGTGCTGGTCGGGTCCTGGCAGACCATCGACGGTCTGGTGTTCCCGGTGCCCGACGCCGCCCGCGAGCTGATCGCCGCGTTCTGGCCCGGTGCGCTGAGCCTGGTGGTGCGCCAGGTGCCGTCGCTGATGTGGGACCTCGGCGACTCCGACGGCACCGTGATGCTGCGGATGCCGCTGCACCCGGTGGCCATCGAGCTGCTGCGCGAGGTCGGCCCGATGGCGGTGTCCTCGGCCAACATCTCCGGGCAGACGCCGGCCGTGCAGGTCGATGAGGCGCAACGCCAGCTCGGCGAGTCCGTGGCGGTGTACCTGAACGGGGGACCTTCGCCGCGGCGGGCCGCGTCCTCGATCGTCGACCTGTCCGGCCCGGCGCCGAGAATCCTGCGGGCCGGGCCGATCAGCGCCGCCGCCATCGCCGAGGTCCTCGGCGTCGACGCCGAAACCCTCACCCGCTGA
- the fadD1 gene encoding fatty-acid--CoA ligase FadD1 → MAETLQQLLRERAGHDGVAVKYGDRRQTWREHVAEASAQAAALISLAESGRTLHVGTLLGNTPDMLTALAAAALGGYVLCGINDTRRGAALAGDIAKVECQILLVDEAHRELLDGLELPGVAVIDVGTAAWPQRELTPQREVGPDDTFMMIFTSGTSGAPKAVRVPHAIVLFSAGALVARYGLTDEDTCYLAMPLFHSNAVYAGWGVALAAGAAMAPAAFSASAFLPDIRRYGATYMNYVGKPLAYILATPESPDDRDNPLRVAFGNEAADRDIEEFSRRFDCSVWDGFGSTELAIIITRSEDTPPGSVGQGFPGVAIYDPVTLTECEVARFDDTGALVNAEAATGELVNTGGSGMFRGYHNDPDATDERLRHGMYWSGDLAYRDADGWIYLAGRTSDWMRVDGENLTAAPIERILLRAPAISRVAVYPVPDELVGDAVMAAIVLRDGAELTPEELAEFLAAQPDLSPKAWPRHVWLAPDLPSTATNKILKRELIARGSAADGRALWHRHGRAYVPE, encoded by the coding sequence ATGGCCGAGACGCTTCAGCAGTTGCTCCGCGAACGCGCCGGGCACGACGGCGTCGCCGTCAAGTACGGTGACCGCAGGCAGACCTGGCGCGAGCACGTCGCGGAGGCGTCGGCGCAGGCCGCGGCCCTGATCTCACTCGCCGAATCGGGCCGGACCCTGCACGTCGGCACCCTGCTCGGCAACACCCCCGACATGCTGACCGCGCTGGCTGCCGCGGCGCTCGGCGGCTACGTGCTGTGCGGTATCAACGACACCCGCCGCGGTGCGGCGTTGGCCGGCGATATCGCCAAGGTGGAATGCCAGATCCTGCTGGTCGACGAGGCCCACCGGGAACTGCTCGACGGCCTGGAACTGCCGGGCGTCGCAGTCATCGACGTCGGCACCGCGGCGTGGCCGCAGCGGGAACTGACACCGCAGCGTGAGGTCGGTCCCGACGACACCTTCATGATGATCTTCACCTCGGGCACCAGCGGCGCACCCAAGGCGGTCCGGGTCCCGCACGCCATCGTGCTGTTTTCCGCCGGCGCGCTGGTGGCCCGCTACGGGCTGACCGACGAGGACACCTGTTACCTGGCCATGCCGCTGTTCCACTCCAACGCCGTCTATGCCGGGTGGGGAGTGGCTCTGGCCGCCGGCGCCGCCATGGCACCGGCCGCGTTCTCCGCGTCGGCGTTCCTGCCCGACATCCGCCGCTACGGCGCCACCTACATGAACTACGTCGGCAAACCGCTGGCCTACATCCTGGCCACCCCCGAATCACCCGACGATCGGGACAACCCGCTGCGGGTGGCGTTCGGCAACGAGGCGGCCGACCGCGACATCGAGGAGTTCAGCCGCCGCTTCGACTGCAGCGTGTGGGACGGCTTCGGCTCCACCGAGCTGGCCATCATCATCACCCGCTCCGAGGACACCCCGCCGGGCAGCGTCGGCCAGGGTTTCCCCGGCGTCGCGATCTACGACCCGGTGACCCTCACCGAGTGCGAAGTCGCCCGCTTCGACGACACCGGAGCCCTGGTCAACGCCGAGGCCGCCACCGGAGAACTGGTCAACACCGGCGGCAGTGGGATGTTCCGCGGCTACCACAACGATCCGGATGCCACCGACGAGCGACTGCGCCACGGCATGTACTGGTCCGGGGACCTGGCCTACCGCGACGCCGACGGCTGGATCTACCTGGCCGGGCGCACGTCGGACTGGATGCGCGTCGACGGAGAGAATCTCACCGCCGCGCCCATCGAGCGCATCCTGCTGCGCGCCCCTGCGATCAGCCGGGTGGCGGTCTACCCGGTGCCCGACGAGTTGGTCGGCGACGCGGTGATGGCCGCGATCGTGCTGCGCGACGGCGCCGAACTCACCCCGGAGGAGCTCGCCGAGTTCCTGGCCGCTCAGCCCGATCTGTCCCCGAAGGCTTGGCCGCGCCATGTCTGGTTGGCGCCCGACCTGCCGAGCACCGCCACCAACAAGATCCTCAAGCGCGAGCTGATCGCCCGCGGCTCCGCCGCCGACGGCCGCGCCCTGTGGCACCGCCACGGCCGGGCTTACGTGCCGGAATAG
- a CDS encoding TetR/AcrR family transcriptional regulator produces the protein MDAAETCLRDKGIRATTVSEVAELAGVSRGWLYRHYPDKVALLGAALVRLNDAYWGEAHATLEAVDGLMEQIAAGVQLGRSAYDSPGALLMRLRQEEPEEFAACAGAGVSGLVPDLAAFWRPYLVAAADRGEIDAENLDESCEWVARVVLSVTTIPSDLLDPDDGAALVGQLRRYLLPALRRG, from the coding sequence ATGGACGCTGCCGAAACGTGTCTTCGGGACAAGGGCATCCGGGCGACGACGGTTTCCGAGGTGGCCGAGCTGGCCGGGGTTTCCCGCGGCTGGCTCTACCGGCACTATCCGGACAAGGTGGCCCTGCTGGGCGCCGCGCTGGTCCGGCTCAACGACGCCTACTGGGGCGAAGCGCACGCCACCCTGGAGGCCGTCGACGGGCTCATGGAACAGATCGCCGCGGGTGTGCAGCTGGGCCGCTCGGCCTACGACTCCCCGGGGGCGCTCCTGATGCGACTGCGCCAGGAGGAGCCCGAGGAGTTCGCCGCCTGCGCCGGCGCGGGTGTCTCCGGCCTGGTGCCCGATCTGGCGGCCTTCTGGCGCCCGTATCTGGTGGCCGCGGCCGACCGCGGCGAGATCGACGCGGAGAACCTCGACGAGTCGTGCGAATGGGTGGCCCGGGTGGTGCTGAGTGTCACGACCATCCCGTCGGACCTGCTCGATCCCGACGACGGCGCGGCGCTGGTCGGCCAGTTGCGGCGCTATCTCCTGCCCGCGCTGCGCCGAGGCTGA
- the prmC gene encoding peptide chain release factor N(5)-glutamine methyltransferase, which produces MTPRPGPRLRDLIADAEAVLARAGVDSARADAELLAAHAAGTDRGRLAVLALTGDPIDDDVAARLHDLVTARARRIPLQHLTGTAAFGPVTVAVGPGVFTPRPETEALLDWASRQLTGDAPLIVDACTGSGALALALAHDHPGAQIIAIDDSPEALGYTQRNTAGTAIRVVEGDLTDPGLLAELDGRVDLVVCNPPYIPDGAELDPEVVDHDPHHALFGGPDGMSVIPAVAAAAARWLRPGGAVGIEHDDTTSAQTREALARTEAFDDILARADLTGRPRFVTAIRRSAEKMRHP; this is translated from the coding sequence ATGACCCCCAGGCCCGGTCCACGCCTGCGTGACCTCATCGCCGACGCTGAGGCGGTGCTGGCCCGTGCCGGAGTGGATTCCGCCCGCGCCGACGCCGAACTGCTCGCCGCGCACGCCGCCGGAACCGACCGCGGCCGGCTGGCGGTGCTGGCACTGACCGGCGACCCGATCGACGACGACGTCGCCGCGCGGCTGCACGACCTGGTCACCGCCCGGGCCCGACGGATCCCGCTGCAGCACCTCACCGGCACCGCCGCCTTCGGGCCGGTCACCGTCGCCGTCGGCCCCGGGGTGTTCACCCCGCGCCCGGAGACCGAGGCGCTGCTGGACTGGGCCTCCCGCCAACTCACCGGTGACGCGCCGCTGATCGTCGACGCCTGCACGGGCAGCGGCGCGCTGGCGCTGGCCCTGGCCCACGACCATCCGGGCGCGCAGATCATCGCCATCGACGACAGCCCCGAGGCGCTGGGCTACACCCAACGCAACACCGCGGGCACCGCGATCCGGGTCGTGGAGGGCGACCTCACCGATCCCGGTCTGCTGGCCGAGCTCGACGGCCGCGTCGACCTGGTGGTGTGCAACCCGCCCTACATTCCCGACGGCGCGGAGCTCGACCCCGAGGTCGTCGACCACGATCCGCACCACGCCCTGTTCGGCGGACCCGACGGCATGTCGGTGATCCCGGCCGTCGCGGCGGCGGCCGCCCGCTGGCTGCGCCCGGGCGGGGCCGTCGGGATCGAACACGACGACACCACGTCGGCGCAGACCCGCGAGGCGCTGGCCCGCACCGAGGCGTTCGATGACATTCTGGCCAGGGCGGACCTGACCGGGCGGCCCCGGTTCGTCACCGCCATCCGCCGATCCGCCGAGAAGATGAGGCACCCGTGA
- a CDS encoding quinone oxidoreductase family protein produces MKAAVVDTFGTPRYTDFPDPIPTGRTEVATVVAAAIKNLDRGLVAGTHYGSAGLALPFVAGIDGIARLDDGRLVYANATQPYGLMAERTLVDPELAADVPADIDPALAAAVPNAGLSAWFSLEYAASVRPGQTVVVLGATGVTGSVAVQLAKARFGAGRVVAVGRNRERLDRLRTAGADQSIVLDGDAGEHLVELHREYPIDVVLDYLWGAPAEQLLAVLGNAGLTASYHRTRFVQIGSMAGPTITLPAGILRSAGVELIGTGLGSVPQEGLARVRTELLPELFTLAADGRLHIDTQAHPLREVAEVWADGEPSGTRTVLVP; encoded by the coding sequence ATGAAAGCCGCCGTCGTCGACACCTTCGGCACCCCGCGTTATACCGACTTCCCTGACCCGATACCCACCGGCCGCACCGAGGTGGCGACCGTGGTGGCCGCGGCGATCAAGAACCTCGACCGGGGATTGGTCGCGGGCACCCACTACGGCAGCGCCGGGTTGGCCCTGCCGTTCGTAGCCGGGATCGACGGGATCGCCCGGCTCGACGACGGGCGCCTGGTGTACGCCAACGCCACCCAGCCGTACGGCCTGATGGCCGAGCGCACCCTGGTCGACCCCGAGCTGGCCGCCGACGTACCGGCGGACATCGATCCGGCGCTGGCCGCGGCCGTCCCCAATGCCGGATTGTCGGCCTGGTTCTCGTTGGAGTACGCCGCGAGTGTCCGGCCCGGTCAGACCGTCGTGGTGCTGGGTGCGACCGGGGTCACCGGATCGGTGGCCGTCCAACTGGCCAAGGCACGATTCGGCGCGGGCCGGGTGGTGGCCGTCGGGCGCAATCGGGAACGGCTGGATCGGCTGCGCACCGCGGGTGCCGATCAGAGCATAGTTCTGGACGGCGACGCCGGTGAACACCTCGTCGAGCTGCACCGGGAATACCCGATCGACGTCGTTCTGGACTACCTGTGGGGAGCGCCGGCCGAGCAGCTGCTCGCCGTTCTGGGCAACGCCGGCCTGACCGCGTCGTACCACCGCACCCGCTTTGTCCAGATCGGATCGATGGCCGGGCCCACCATCACCCTGCCCGCAGGCATTCTGCGCAGCGCGGGCGTGGAGCTGATCGGCACCGGTTTGGGCAGCGTGCCGCAGGAGGGCCTGGCCCGGGTCAGGACCGAGCTGCTCCCGGAGTTGTTCACCCTCGCCGCCGACGGGCGGTTGCACATCGACACGCAGGCCCACCCTCTGCGTGAGGTCGCCGAGGTGTGGGCCGACGGCGAGCCGTCCGGGACACGCACCGTGTTGGTCCCCTGA
- a CDS encoding glycosyltransferase family 4 protein codes for MFSAGDTRGAQVLLALGERGAGVPLRELALVGLAAAVITYFATGPVRVLACRIGAVAVPRERDVHVTPVPRMGGLAMYLGVVAGVFLASQLPALTRGFVYSTGMPAVLVAGGVILVVGLIDDRWGLDALTKFAGQITAASVLVTMGVAWSVLYIPIGGVGTLVLDQTASILLTLALTVSIVNAMNFVDGLDGLAAGLGLITALAICAFSVGLLRDHGGDVLFYPPAVISVVLAGACLGFLPHNFHRAKIFMGDSGSMLIGLMLAAASTTAAGPISQSAYGARDVFALLSPFLLVVAVMFVPALDMLLAIVRRTRAGRSPFSPDKMHLHHRLLQIGHSHRRVVLLIYLWVGIVAFGAASTIFVAPRYTGSVMLAAIVVAVIVTLIPLLRGNVGGAREADSEAGAEPYDWRSRGL; via the coding sequence ATGTTCAGCGCAGGTGACACCCGTGGAGCTCAGGTTCTGCTCGCGCTGGGGGAGCGCGGCGCCGGCGTGCCGCTGCGGGAGCTGGCGCTGGTCGGTCTGGCCGCGGCCGTCATCACCTACTTCGCCACCGGCCCGGTGCGGGTGCTGGCCTGCCGCATCGGTGCGGTCGCCGTACCCCGAGAACGCGATGTGCACGTCACCCCGGTGCCCCGGATGGGCGGGCTGGCCATGTACCTCGGCGTGGTCGCCGGGGTTTTCCTGGCATCCCAGCTGCCCGCCCTGACCCGCGGTTTCGTCTATTCCACCGGCATGCCGGCGGTGTTGGTGGCCGGCGGGGTGATCCTGGTCGTCGGTTTGATCGACGACCGCTGGGGCCTGGACGCGCTCACCAAGTTCGCCGGCCAGATCACCGCGGCCAGCGTGCTGGTCACCATGGGCGTGGCCTGGAGCGTGCTCTACATCCCGATCGGGGGAGTGGGCACCCTGGTGCTGGACCAGACGGCCTCGATCCTGCTGACCCTGGCGCTGACGGTGTCGATCGTCAACGCGATGAACTTCGTCGACGGCCTGGACGGCCTGGCCGCCGGGCTGGGCCTGATCACCGCGCTGGCCATCTGCGCCTTCTCGGTCGGACTGCTGCGCGACCACGGCGGCGACGTGCTGTTCTACCCGCCGGCGGTGATCTCGGTGGTGCTGGCCGGCGCTTGCCTGGGCTTCCTGCCGCACAACTTCCACCGCGCGAAGATCTTCATGGGCGACTCCGGGTCGATGCTGATCGGACTGATGCTGGCCGCCGCGTCGACGACGGCCGCCGGCCCGATCTCGCAGAGCGCCTACGGCGCCCGCGACGTCTTCGCCCTGCTGTCGCCGTTCCTGCTGGTGGTCGCGGTGATGTTCGTGCCGGCGCTGGACATGCTGCTGGCGATCGTGCGGCGCACTCGGGCCGGGCGCAGCCCGTTCAGCCCCGACAAGATGCACCTGCACCACCGGCTGCTGCAGATCGGCCACTCGCATCGCCGCGTCGTGCTGCTGATCTACCTGTGGGTCGGCATCGTCGCGTTCGGTGCGGCGAGCACCATCTTCGTCGCGCCGCGCTACACCGGTTCGGTGATGCTGGCGGCCATCGTGGTGGCCGTCATCGTCACGCTCATTCCGCTGCTGCGCGGCAACGTCGGCGGGGCGCGGGAGGCCGACTCCGAGGCGGGTGCCGAGCCCTACGATTGGCGCTCCCGGGGGCTGTAG
- the rpmE gene encoding 50S ribosomal protein L31, producing MKSGIHPDYKETTVVCGCGNSFTTRSTKDSGHIVVEVCSQCHPFYTGKQKILDSGGRVARFEKRYGKRTAGAKADAQS from the coding sequence ATGAAAAGCGGCATTCACCCCGACTACAAAGAGACCACCGTGGTCTGCGGTTGCGGGAACTCTTTCACCACGCGCAGCACCAAGGACAGCGGCCACATCGTGGTCGAGGTCTGCTCGCAGTGCCACCCCTTCTACACCGGTAAGCAGAAGATCCTCGACAGCGGCGGCCGCGTCGCCCGCTTCGAGAAGCGCTACGGCAAGCGCACCGCCGGCGCGAAGGCCGACGCGCAGAGCTAG